A portion of the Punica granatum isolate Tunisia-2019 chromosome 7, ASM765513v2, whole genome shotgun sequence genome contains these proteins:
- the LOC116214725 gene encoding biotin synthase, mitochondrial, whose amino-acid sequence MLVIRLAIRGNAAARPLLSASFQLSSCSYTSSAAAAHAERTVREGPRNDWARDEIKSIYDSPVLDLLFHGAQVHRHAQNFREVQQCTLLSIKTGGCSEDCSYCPQSSRYNTGLKAQKLMTKDDVLQAAQKAKEAGSTRFCMGAAWRDTIGRKTNFNQILEYVKEIRGMGMEVCCTLGMLEKQQAVALKEAGLTAYNHNLDTSREYYPNIITTRSYDERLKTLEFVRDAGINVCSGGIIGLGEAEEDRVGLLHTLATLPTHPESVPINALIAVKGTPLQDQKPVEIWEMIRMIATARIVMPKAMVRLSAGRVRFSMPEQALCFLAGANSIFTGEKLLTTPNNDFDSDQLMFKLLGLIPKAPSFEEGALKDCMEENCEEAVSVTG is encoded by the exons ATGCTGGTTATACGGTTGGCGATTCGAGGGAATGCCGCCGCGAGGCCGTTGTTGTCCGCTTCGTTTCAGCTCAGCAGCTGCTCCTACACTTCCTCGGCGGCCGCGGCGCACGCGGAGAGGACCGTAAGGGAGGGGCCGCGGAACGATTGGGCCCGGGACGAGATTAAGTCTATCTACGATTCCCCTGTTCTCGATCTCCTCTTCCATGGC GCTCAAGTTCATAGACATGCTCAAAACTTTAGGGAAGTCCAGCAGTGTACACTCCTGTCTATCAAGACAGGCGGGTGTAGTGAGGATTGTTCATATTGTCCACAGTCTTCTCGGTACAACACTGGTTTAAAGGCGCAGAAGCTTATGACCAAGGATGATGTTCTTCAGGCGGCCCAAAAG GCTAAAGAGGCAGGAAGCACAAGATTCTGCATGGGTGCTGCTTGGAGAGATACCATAGGAAGGAAGACCAACTTCAACCAAATTCTTGAATATGTCAAAGAAATAAG GGGAATGGGAATGGAAGTTTGCTGCACCTTGGGGATGCTAGAGAAGCAGCAAGCTGTTGCACTCAAGGAGGCAGGTCTGACTGCATATAACCATAACCTTGACACCTCGAGAGAATATTACCCAAATATAATTACAACTCGAAGTTACGATGAGCGCCTGAAGACCCTTGAGTTTGTCCGGGATGCTGGGATAAATGTCTGTTCAG GAGGAATAATTGGGCTTGGAGAAGCAGAGGAGGACCGAGTTGGTTTACTACACACTCTGGCAACACTTCCAACCCACCCAGAAAGTGTTCCAATTAATGCACTCATTGCAGTGAAAGGCACACCTCTGCAAGACCAGAAG CCGGTTGAGATATGGGAGATGATTCGGATGATAGCCACTGCGAGGATAGTGATGCCAAAGGCAATGGTGAGATTATCAGCTGGTAGGGTCCGCTTCTCCATGCCAGAGCAGGCCCTATGCTTCCTTGCTGGGGCAAATTCCATCTTCACTGGCGAGAAGCTTCTCACGACCCCCAACAACGACTTCGACTCTGACCAGCTCATGTTCAAGCTCCTTGGACTCATCCCTAAGGCGCCCAGCTTCGAGGAAGGAGCCCTGAAAGATTGCATGGAAGAAAACTGCGAGGAAGCCGTTTCAGTCACTGGTTGA
- the LOC116212759 gene encoding probable glutathione peroxidase 2: MSQLLILEILGIYMTSWRFLNWVSVIFLGLAFLYYSYTNPSSSVYPKSGNMAEESPQSLHDFTVKDIRGNDVSMNDYKGKVLLIVNVASKCGLTHSNYKELNILYEKYKDQGLEILGFPCNQFAGQEPGSNEEIQETACTMFKAEFPIFDKVEVNGNNAAPIYKYLKAQKGGLFGDFIKWNFTKFLVGRDGKVVARYAPTTSPLKIEKDIQNLLAS; this comes from the exons ATGAGTCAGCTTCTGATTCTTGAAATCTTGGGAATTTATATGACATCTTGGAGATTTCTCAACTGGGTATCTGTTATCTTTCTGGGTCTTGCGTTCTTGTACTATTCTTACACAAACCCGTCTTCTTCGGTGTATCCTAAGAGCGGTAACATGGCGGAGGAATCGCCCCAGTCCTTGCACGACTTCACTGTCAAG GATATTCGTGGGAATGATGTCAGCATGAATGACTACAAAGGGAAGGTTCTTCTGATAGTGAATGTTGCTTCAAAATG TGGTCTCACCCACTCGAACTACAAGGAATTGAACATTTTGTATGAGAAATACAAGGATCAAG GACTTGAAATACTTGGATTTCCTTGCAACCAGTTCGCTGGGCAAGAACCCGGGAGCAATGAggagatccaggagactgcttgcaCTATGTTTAAGGCTGAATTCCCAATCTTTGATAAG GTTGAGGTGAATGGGAATAATGCAGCTCCTATTTACAAGTACCTGAAGGCACAGAAAGGAGGATTATTTGGAGACTTCATCAAATGGAACTTCACGAAGTTTCTTGTTGGCAGAGACGGGAAGGTCGTGGCTAGATATGCTCCCACCACGTCTCCTCTTAAGATTGAG AAAGACATACAGAACCTGCTGGCCTCTTGA
- the LOC116212757 gene encoding pentatricopeptide repeat-containing protein At1g03560, mitochondrial-like, translating into MLCRAKHGDLSLAPSFVEKLAPFLLHSSVSTAFFTTRHPHSRPSKPNSRRPTSKSSPPRPVSAIMAAPSPDASTICSLLCGQGVETSNFDSLLRDYKGRLSSPLVLDVLRNYRFLGRVRTLEFFSWAGSQMGFRFDDSVVEYVVDFLCRRKLFDDMKCLLLAVSSQKGQVSCRAFAICIRFLGRQGRVKEALCLFEEMEVSFRCKPDNFVYNNMLYVLCKKENSEELVDVALSIFKRIESPDTYSYSNVLVGVCKFGRLESALEIFQEMGRAGVVPTRSAVNILIGDLCLLSSKEGAISRIRVNNVRRPFVVLVPNVVTKTGALEPALAVFWAVYEKGLLPSAFVINRLVGELCQLGRLSEVIEVLDALENKRLTCLEECYSIVIKALCENRLVEEVSSMFARMLSSGLNPKLRVYNCLISMLCKVEERLEEAERVFQIMKKKRCEPDNVTYTALIHAYGRANKWESAHSLLTEMLGSGISPHFDTYSLVDRLLKENGRVDLSMKLQGKVESQILLKCCKLGRLEAAYQKFAEMLQKGLCPPVYVLDAFECAFQKHGKGQIARELLDKIDEVQKNGSLENTET; encoded by the coding sequence ATGCTCTGCAGAGCTAAGCATGGCGATCTCTCCCTCGCCCCGAGCTTCGTCGAAAAGCTCGCACCTTTCCTGCTCCATTCTTCGGTATCCACTGCTTTCTTCACGACCCGACATCCACACTCTCGTCCCTCGAAGCCAAATTCCAGAAGACCCACTTCAAAATCTTCTCCCCCACGTCCTGTTTCAGCAATCATGGCCGCCCCTTCCCCCGATGCGAGCACAATCTGCTCCTTACTATGTGGGCAGGGCGTTGAAACGTCAAATTTCGATTCTTTGCTCAGAGATTACAAGGGCAGGCTCAGTTCTCCCctggttcttgatgtcttgaGGAATTACAGGTTCTTGGGTAGGGTTAGGACATTGGAGTTCTTTTCTTGGGCTGGATCGCAGATGGGTTTCCGTTTCGACGACTCGGTGGTGGAATATGTGGTTGATTTCTTGTGCAGAAGGAAGCTTTTCGATGACATGAAGTGCCTCTTACTTGCTGTCTCGTCGCAAAAGGGGCAGGTTTCATGCCGGGCGTTTGCGATCTGTATCCGGTTCTTGGGTAGGCAGGGGAGGGTGAAGGAGGCCCTGTGCTTGTTCGAGGAAATGGAAGTGTCATTTAGGTGCAAGCCTGATAATTTCGTTTACAATAACATGCTGTATGTCCTGTGTAAGAAGGAAAACTCGGAGGAGTTGGTTGATGTTGCGCTCTCGATCTTTAAGAGGATTGAATCTCCCGATACGTATTCGTACAGTAATGTTCTTGTTGGGGTTTGTAAGTTTGGTCGACTTGAGTCTGCTCTTGAAATCTTTCAAGAAATGGGACGGGCAGGTGTAGTCCCAACCCGGTCTGCTGTGAACATTCTCATAGGTGACCTGTGTTTGCTTAGCTCAAAAGAGGGGGCTATCTCAAGAATTAGAGTAAATAATGTTCGTAGACCCTTTGTGGTTTTGGTGCCGAATGTAGTCACAAAGACTGGTGCCTTAGAGCCAGCATTAGCTGTTTTCTGGGCGGTCTACGAAAAAGGTTTGTTGCCCAGTGCGTTTGTTATCAATCGGCTCGTAGGCGAGCTCTGTCAATTGGGTAGACTATCGGAAGTGATTGAAGTATTAGACGCTCTTGAGAATAAAAGGCTCACTTGCCTAGAAGAATGTTACTCTATTGTGATAAAAGCTTTATGTGAAAATCGATTAGTCGAGGAAGTATCTAGCATGTTTGCAAGAATGCTTTCATCAGGATTGAACCCGAAGTTAAGGGTCTATAACTGTCTAATTTCAATGCTATGCAAGGTGGAAGAAAGATTAGAGGAAGCTGAACGGGTATTTCAGattatgaagaagaagaggtgTGAACCTGACAACGTGACTTACACTGCATTGATCCATGCCTATGGTAGAGCTAATAAATGGGAATCGGCTCATAGCTTGTTAACCGAAATGTTGGGTTCTGGCATTTCCCCTCATTTTGACACTTATAGTTTAGTTGACCGACTGTTGAAAGAAAACGGGCGGGTTGATTTGTCGATGAAATTGCAAGGTAAGGTGGAATCCCAAATTTTGCTTAAATGCTGCAAATTGGGTCGCTTGGAGGCCGCGTACCAGAAGTTTGCAGAGATGCTTCAGAAGGGTCTCTGTCCACCAGTTTACGTGTTGGATGCTTTTGAGTGTGCCTTTCAGAAGCACGGGAAAGGTCAAATAGCTCGGGAGTTGCTTGACAAGATTGATGAAGTCCAGAAAAATGGTTCCTTGGAAAATACTGAAACTTAA
- the LOC116214442 gene encoding two-component response regulator ORR26-like, producing the protein MSSKESSLAKTLERSPAKFDATGLRVLLVGDNPASVEPLKKALQEICKHEVTTCTVPKDAPSLLLEKKRFDIVLIEYRMGDMDGFQILDSIQSMEKADDLPVIFLFSGGQDMDVDVLKRGVEKGVCDFLTKPIRDETLKLIWTHVFRSRLHRKEGVIVNNDAVSEVNRRDRLDSPIQSSSGHDSAALGMSEGSSGMKRGRDHAEDQPDESNDSIGTASAAAITKKPRVHWTPDLQQKFVEAIDRIDKRKNPGRRFRNDESEEQAVPKEILDELRRMGVTGLTRQNISSHLQKHRTSKKKQGQLSELQNGPLITMNYSSPGQYSSLSIESSYPPAPTAPYPAPTRYLSSQNFSIGQAIQQPDNYISIGQQAGPLPVGPMTTRQLTLPLDQINQLPNFWNSSPRHVIGSAAPGNLHFGPPSVFGNQNQPLVSGPHSINQSTIFSPAIDHCQFVPAATSLDEDIAQQLSFDDLDDLPWFENWSEGPIENAWERTLSAA; encoded by the exons ATGTCGTCGAAGGAATCAAGCCTTGCGAAGACATTGGAGCGATCTCCAGCCAAGTTTGATGCCACGGGTCTGCGGGTTCTCTTGGTGGGCGATAATCCTGCGAGCGTCGAACCTTTGAAGAAAGCCCTACAAGAGATATGCAAGCACGAAG TAACCACGTGCACGGTACCGAAGGATGCACCGTCTTTGCTGCTAGAGAAGAAAAGGTTTGACATCGTCTTGATCGAGTACCGAATGGGCGACATGGATGGTTTTCAAATCCTTGACTCAATCCAGTCGATGGAGAAGGCGGACGACCTTCCCGTTATATTCT TGTTCTCCGGAGGCCAAGACATGGATGTTGATGTTCTGAAGCGAGGGGTTGAGAAGGGGGTTTGCGATTTCTTAACCAAGCCGATTCGAGACGAGACCTTGAAGTTGATATGGACTCACGTGTTTCGCTCTAGGCTACACAGGAAGGAGGGTGTCATCGTTAACAATGACGCGGTCTCGGAAGTTAATCGGCGGGATAGATTGGACTCCCCGATTCAGTCCTCGTCTGGTCATGACTCAGCAGCACTCGGAATGAGTGAAGGAAGCTCGGGGATGAAGAGGGGCCGGGATCATGCCGAGGATCAACCGGATGAATCAAATGACAGTATCGGCACCGCATCGGCTGCAGCAATCACGAAGAAGCCACGAGTTCATTGGACACCGGACCTCCAACAAAAGTTTGTCGAGGCCATCGACAGGattgacaaaagaaaaa ATCCGGGTAGACGATTCAGAAACGATGAATCAGAAGAACAAGCTGTTCCGAAGGAGATTCTGGATGAGCTGCGACGTATGGGTGTTACCGGTCTTACCCGACAAAACATCTCCAGCCACCTTCAG AAACATCGGACGAGCAAGAAGAAGCAAGGCCAATTGTCAGAGTTACAGAATGGACCCCTCATCACGATGAATTACTCAAGCCCGGGCCAGTATTCTTCTCTGTCAATCGAGTCGTCATATCCTCCTGCTCCAACTGCTCCTTATCCTGCTCCTACTCGTTATCTCTCTTCTCAGAATTTCTCAATCGGTCAAGCAATACAACAACCCGACAACTACATCTCGATCGGCCAACAAGCAGGTCCACTTCCAGTAGGACCGATGACGACCCGGCAGCTCACACTGCCGCTTGACCAGATTAATCAATTGCCTAATTTCTGGAACTCAAGCCCCCGCCATGTTATTGGATCAGCTGCTCCGGGGAACTTGCATTTCGGGCCTCCCTCTGTCTTTGGAAATCAAAACCAGCCACTGGTTTCAGGTCCGCATTCGATCAACCAGTCAACTATTTTCTCACCCGCGATCGATCATTGTCAATTCGTCCCAGCTGCTACGAGTCTAGATGAG GACATTGCACAACAGCTCAGTTTCGATGATCTTGACGATCTGCCTTGGTTCGAGAACTGGAGCGAGGGACCGATCGAGAATGCATGGGAACGTACGCTAAGTGCTGCTTGA
- the LOC116212760 gene encoding uncharacterized protein LOC116212760 translates to MLMGSSSESEQSIPAEIPPEYEEWPFITNDDDNHERGNNSMRQTHQQESRQGLLEEEPGPARRLRGGEPRGRVNDEDEELMYDDLDELKGCLDLGFGFSYDEIPELCNTLPALELCYSMTQRSLDEQQQQQGRSPEVSPVPAVWSPVASWRISAPGDHPEAVKARLKVWAQVVACTVRLCS, encoded by the exons ATGCTGATGGGGTCTTCTTCCGAATCAGAGCAATCAATCCCTGCAGAGATTCCTCCTGAGTACGAGGAATGGCCTTTCATCACGAACGACGACGACAACCACGAGCGAGGAAACAACAGCATGAGACAGACTCACCAGCAAGAGAGTAGACAGGGGCTGCTGGAAGAGGAGCCAGGTCCTGCTAGAAGGCTACGTGGGGGTGAGCCAAGAGGAAGAGTCAATGATGAGGACGAAGAGCTAATGTACGATGACCTCGACGAGCTCAAGGGCTGCCTGGATCTCGGTTTCGGGTTCAGTTATGATGAGATTCCTGAGCTGTGCAACACCCTGCCGGCTCTGGAGCTCTGCTATTCCATGACCCAGAGGTCTCTCGatgagcagcagcagcagcagggcCGGTCGCCGGAGGTTTCCCCGGTGCCGGCAGTGTGGAGCCCCGTTGCTAGCTGGCGGATCTCTGCCCCTG GTGACCATCCGGAAGCAGTCAAGGCAAGGCTCAAGGTTTGGGCACAGGTAGTGGCATGCACGGTTCGACTATGCAGCTAA
- the LOC116214443 gene encoding S-protein homolog 6-like produces MGNFSASYLGTTFLLLLAYICAAATGEAAENGPKKVVRIQNDLDGTKLMVHCWSKDDDLGIHNLVKGDYMLWSFRNSWLMDTLFWCTIQWDGGSPQLFAVYKQIRDNPRCSLKCWWSIRRDGAYSFNENIRKYELLYKWKKQKIFDVNLALDESSENAND; encoded by the coding sequence ATGGGAAACTTCTCAGCCTCATACCTCGGTACAACCTTTCTACTACTCCTAGCATATATCTGCGCCGCTGCCACAGGGGAAGCAGCTGAAAATGGACCAAAGAAGGTGGTGCGCATCCAGAACGACTTAGATGGAACTAAACTTATGGTCCACTGCTGGTCGAAGGACGATGATCTCGGCATTCACAACCTCGTGAAGGGAGACTACATGCTGTGGTCGTTCCGCAACAGTTGGCTTATGGACACCCTCTTCTGGTGTACCATCCAGTGGGATGGCGGCAGCCCACAGCTATTTGCTGTCTATAAGCAAATAAGAGATAATCCAAGGTGTTCGCTTAAGTGCTGGTGGAGCATAAGGCGGGATGGCGCCTACTCTTTCAATGAGAACATCCGCAAATATGAATTATTGTATAAATGGAAGAAGCAAAAGATATTCGACGTTAACTTGGCACTTGATGAGTCGAGTGAAAATGCCAACGATTAA